The region CGGTCATCACCCGGACAAAAGCCGCCGGCCTTCGCGCGATTCCAACCGGCATTCAGCATGGCACTGTCACCGTGCTGGCGGGACAGGAAACATTTGAAGTCACAACTCTGCGCGAGGACATCGAAACCGATGGCCGTCACGCGGAGGTCCGCTTTGGCCGTGATTTCCGGATCGATGCCCTACGCCGGGATTTTACCATGAACGCACTGTCCTTGGCGCCGGGCGGACGGCTTTTCGATTACACCGGCGGCCTTGCTGATATCGTGGCGCGGAAAGTCCGGTTCATTGGCGAACCCGAACAACGGATTAAGGAAGACTATCTGCGCATCCTGCGCTTCTTTCGCTTCTCGGCCGATTTCGGCGAAGGTTTGCTTGATCGCGCAGGGCGCTTGGCGGCCATCCGGCAAAGAGAGGGCCTCGGCCAGCTCTCGCGCGAAAGAATCCGGGCCGAACTGTTGAAGCTGTTTTGCGCCCGCAAGGCCGTCGAAGTATGCAGCGAAATCTGTGGCGATGGGTTGCTGCATCCGCTTCTCGCCTCGGCGCCGAATCCGGCACGCCTGCGGCGCCTGATCGCCATTGGCGAAGGTGCAGGTCCGGCGGAAAATCCGCTCCTGCGGCTTGCCGCGCTTTGCCTTGCTTTGCCCGAGGATGCCCTGCGCCTGCGTGACCGGTTGCGGCTATCCAACACGGAAGCTGAGCGGCTCGAAGCCGCCGCGCGCGCCCTGATCGGGCTTCATGGCCGCGACGAACCGCCAGGCTTCCATGACTTACAAGCTTTGCTTTTCCGGCATGGGCGCCAAGCGGCTGTCGATGCGGTCCTCTTGGCCGAGGCCGATGCCCGCCCAGGAAATGGCGGCGGCTGGGTGCTGGCGCGAAATTTTCTTTTTGAGGCCACCGAGCCCCGGCTACCGTTCTCGGGCGCCGATGTGATCGCCCTTGGCATCACGGAGGGGCGGGCGATTGGCGAGGCATTGAGAGGTCTGCAAGCGCGCTGGATCGAGGCGGGCTTTCCAACCGATCCCGCCAGTCTGACGCGCTTGCTTGACGAAGTGCCACGGCGGGCGGGATAGTGGCGGCACGGCAGCGCGCCATGGTTATAAAATGCCATCATGCGCCAATCGGGCGCTCGTTGCCCGTCTGCGGAATTGCATCGTGAGCGGTCAACAAAAGACACCTGCGGGGATCGCGCGCCGTCTCGCCAAGCGCGGGCAAAAAGAGCCGCGCGAAAGCGCTTGGCGGCGCGAGACCTATACGCTTCCGCGCAGCGCGGCGCGGGACAAGGCGCGCGATTATTTTCTAAAATTTCCGAAGGCCGCGTATATGACAGAAATCGAATCCTGGCGCGAACTGCCGGACGATTGCATCGAATTCACCATCCGCCGTCTGCCCAGCGCCGATTGACAAATCCGGAAGAGACCTGGGCATGGAGGAGGTTTGATGGACTATCTTGTCATTAGCGCCGTCGCGCTGATCGTATCCGGCCTGACGCTGTTTTCCGGCTTTGGGCTTGGAACAGTTCTCATGCCGGCCTTCGCGCTCTTCTTTCCAGTGCCAGTCGCCATTGCGGCAACAGCAGTCGTGCATCTTGCCAACAATCTTTTCAAATTGGTGCTTTTGGGCCGCAATGCGGATTGGCGCGTCGCGCTGAAATTTAGCCTTCCAGCCGCGATCGCCGCTGGCGCCGGGGCGGCCCTTTTGAAGGTTTTTGCAAATCTCCCTGTGCTCGCGGCTTATGATTTGGGCGGCCGGACACATGAGATCACGGCGCTTGGCGCGGTGATCGGATCGCTGATCGTCCTCTTTGCGCTGCTCGAACTCAGCCCAAAATTTTCCGAACTCAAGTTTCCGCCCCGGTTTCTCATTCTGGGCGGCTTGCTCTCAGGATTTTTCGGCGGTCTCTCCGGCAATCAGGGGGCCTTGCGCGCGGCCTTCCTCATCAAAGCGGGAATGACAAAGGAAGCTTTCATTGCAACGAGCGTTGTCTCGGCAGTGATCGTCGATGTCACGCGTCTGCTGGTGTACGGTCTTGCCTTCGCTCGTCAAAGTTTAGAGCGGCTCCCCGCCGATGTGATGGGCACGGTCGTCGCAGCAGCTTTGGCGGCGTTTCTCGGCGCCTTTTTTGGTGCCCGCCTGATCTCGAAGATAACGCTGCGGACGGTCCAACTCACCGTCGCCGTCAGCATGGTGATTGTTGGATTTTGCTTGGCCGCGGGCCTCATCTAAAGCACGACATCGGGGGTTTGCCAGGCAAGATGCTGACCGGCATCGACGGCAATCATTTGGCCGGTCACATTGCGGGCATTGGCTAGATAGAGCACCGCGTCCGCGACATCGTCCCCCGCGATCGCGCGGGCCAGCGGCACTCCCTTGACTTCCCGCGCGAATCCCGCCTCCCCTTGGTTGAGGTTCGGCGAGACAGGACCGGGGCCGACCGCGTTCACTCTTATGCCCTGCGGCGCGAAGGCTTGCGCCATCGTCCGTGTCGCCGCAAAGAGCGCCGATTTGCTCAGACTATAGGTAAAAAATTGCGGTGTCGGCCGAAGCACCCGCTGATCGATGATGTTGATGATCGCCCCCTCGCTCCCCGTCGGACATTGCTTCGCGAAATCGCGCGAGAGAATGAGGGGCGCTTTTAAATTCACCGAAAAATGCTTCTCCCAAAGGTCGAGATCGAACGAGGTGGCATCATCTGGTTCAAATATCGCGGCGTTGTTGACGAGCAAAACCAGCGGCCCAAAGATCGCTTTGGCTTTTTCGACCAGGGAACACAGGCCGTCAGGGCCAAGCAGATCGCACGGCAATGCGCGCGCGGTGTGCCCGAGCGCGGTTATGCGTGCCGCAGCGGCCTCGGCCTCGCCTCGCGAGGCATTGCTGCAATGCAATACAACCGGATAACCGGCTTGCGCGAGCCGCTCGGCGATGCGCAGCCCGATCCCTTTCGCCGCTCCCGTGACGAGAGCCGCACCGGGGAGCGGCAATTTATCAGCTCCGATATTCATAGTCCCGCTCTCCGCCGCCAATCCCTATGTTTGTAGTCCGATGCGGCCGCGGCCCCAATGAATTCGATGGCATTTCTTGAGCGGCTTGTTAAGGTCATCAAAAGTGGTCCAGGCAGCCGCCCGCCTGCTGCTTTCTGGATGCTCCGCCGCGAGCCGTTTGCCGGAGAAAATGAGGGACTGCACGAACAACGACGCGAAAAGGGAGATGAAGTCATGGGCCTTTTAAGCTTTGCCAAATCGGTCGGCGCTAAGATTTTCGGCGGCAGCGAATCGGCCGCAGCTCCCCCCGATCAATTGAAGAAGGAGGCCGAGAAACACGGTCTCGATGTTTCCAAAGTCGACATCAAGACCGATGGCGACAAAGTCGTGCTTTCGGGCACCGCCGCCTCGACGGAAGAGGCGGAGAAAATCGCTCTCGCCATTGGCAATTCGGTGGGGGTCAGCACGGTGCAGAACAATATCGCCTCCGCCGACAAAGCCCCGGAATCCAAATTTTATACCGTGAAGCCGGGTGATTCTCTCTGGAAGATCGCCGAATCCGAATATGGCCATGGGCATGGCGGCAAATATCCTTTGATCTTTGAAGCAAACAAGCCGCTGCTGACGGACCCCGACAAAATCTACCCGGGCCAAGTTCTGCGGATTCCGCCGCTCCCGTCATGAACCGCGCCAGCTGCCGATTGGTCCGAGTCGAGACTCTTTGAGCGCGTTGCACCCGTGCTTCAAGCGGGAATTTTCTGCCGAGGTGATCCTCGCGCGGTCAGCGGACCGCCGCTGCGAAAAATTTTTACCTTGTCCCGCGGTGCGGCCTGCCGGCGCCATTATTTTTGTTCGAGGCCCGGCAGCAAAGAGGGAAGGCCGCATGAGTCCGGATGCTAGCTAAAACGAGGCAGAGAGCGCCTAAGCGGCCCTCGGCTTCCCCTCAATTCCAAGAACGGCGGCGCGGAGAGTGCGGGAAATGCTTGTCTGCCGCGCCGCAGCGCGATAAGCGAAGAGGACATTTCCTCCGCTTACGGCGATGAATTTTGATTGCACTCTCGAATCGGGACACATTGGCGGATGCCGCCGTCGAGGCCGCGCGCGGGGCGGGCGAACTGGCGCTGGCGTTTTTTCGTCCGGGCGCGGCGACGAGCGCCGGAATTTCCCACAAGCCCGGGGGCTCGCCGGTCACCGAAGCCGATTTCGCCGTGGACCGGTTCTTAAAGCAGCGCCTGGAATCCCTGCTGCCGGAAGCTGGCTGGCTTTCCGAGGAGACCGAGGATACACCCGCGCGCCTTTCGAAGAGTTTGGTTTTTGTGGTCGATCCCATCGACGGCACCCGCGGCTTTGTGGCGGGCCGCAAGGCCTGGTCCATCGCGGTCGCGCTCGTCGAAGACGGACGTCCGCTGTTCGGCATCGTCCATGCGCCCGCGCTCGGGGAAACCTATGTCGCCGTCAAGGGTGCCGGGGCACGCCTCAATGACAGGATAATCGAAGTCTCGAAACTTCGCGCGATCGATGCATCGTCGAGGGTTGCAGCGCCGGTGTTTCTCGCCAAACAACTGCATGCATTGGGTCTTCATTTCGATCTGCAACCGAAGATTTCGTCGCTTGCGTTGCGAATTGCCGCGGTCGCCTCCGGTGCGCTCGACGCTGGCTTTGCCTCGGAAAACGCTCATGACTGGGATATTGCGGCGGCCGATCTCATTCTTCAAGAAGCGGGAGGCCGTTTGACGGGTCTCGACGGCCGCGCGATCGTTTATAACCGCCAGGATACAAGGCATGGCCTGCTAACCGCGGCACCGGCGCAGATTCATGCCGAAGTCAACGCCGTGGCGCGCAACATAAATCGTCTTGCTAAACAATAGCTTTTCTGGCGAGAGTTAGGGGATGTTGAGAATTCTGATGGCGCATGGAAAATGCCCGCGGCAATTGAGGGGAAACTTTTCGGCGGTTTCCGATGCAGTGTGTCCGGGCAGAATTGTCCGCTGCGCCGCCAACACTATTTGGCTGGGGAGCTAAGGATGACGGACGGCAAGCAACTTCTCCATTTTGTTTTCGGCGGCGAACTCAAGGATTTGAACGGCACCGAATTTCGCGATTTGTCCAAACTCGATGTCGTCGGTTTTTTCCCTGACTATGCATCGGCTGTGCAAGCCTGGAAAGCCAAGGCGCAGGCAACCGTCGACAATGCGCATATGCGGTATTTCGTGACGCATATGCATCGCCTGATCGATCCCTCGAAAGACCAGCATTGACGGAGAAACTGGCCGCCTGGCCTTTTGAACGGAGTTCGTTGGGGAGAGCGTGCCGCCGATTGAAATATCCAGATCGCCCGTGAGAACGCCGCCGCTGCTCGCGGCCTATCGCCTGGCAAGCGCGGGCCTTGGCCTTTTTGGCCCCATTTACCTGTGCTGGCGGGGTATGCTCGGCCGCGATGATTTTTCAAGGCGGCGCGAGAGACTTGGCCGGGCTTCTCTAGATAGGCCTGGCGGACCGCTGGCACTCCTCCATGCGGCCAGTGCTGTTTCGGCGGCCTATCTGACACCTCTCGTCGAAAAACTTGGGCAGCTCGGTTTTACCGTTGTCATCACGACCGGCGATGGAGACTCCGGCCCCTACCTCGCGCCGCGCTTGCCACTCTCCTTGCATCAACTTGCGCCCCTCGACGTGCCGCAATTTGTGGCCCGGTTTCTCGATCATTGGCGGCCGGATATCGTCCTGATTTCCGGGGAGGAGCGGCCGCCAAATCTGATTTTGGAAAGCCGCCGCCGCGGCATTCCTCTCGCACTCGCCGATGCCAGCTTGCCGGCGCGGCCGTTCCTGATTTGGCGTAGGTTTTCCGCCGTGGCTCGATCGCTCTTGGAGCGCATCGATATGTGTCTTGCCCAATCAGACATCGACGCGGGGCGTTTCGCCCAACTCGGCATGCGCCAAGTTCTGGTGACCGGCAATCTCAAATATGATTTTGCGCCACCGCCCGCTGATCCGTCTGCCTTGGCGCTGCTTCTCGCACGGATCGGGACACGGCCGCTGTGGGTTGCCGATGGAACCTTCCCCGGCGAGGAGGAGATTGTCATGGCGGCGCATTGCCGGCTCGTCCGGCAATTTCCCGAGCTTCTGACCGTGATCGTCCCGCATCACCCGGCGCGAGGTTTCGAAATCGCGCAAAGCGCCGTGAAAATGAAACTTACCGTGGGGATGCGCGGCGGCGATCGCCAAAGCGCGCCTTTGCCGGAGATCTATATCGCTCACACGAGAGGCGAAGCGGGATTGTTTTACCGTGCGGCGGGGGTAATTTTCGCCGGCAAATCCTTGTGCCGGGGCGGCGGCAAAAACCCGGTTGAAGCGGCGGCTCTTGGCTGCGCGGTCCTGCATGGCCCGGACGTCGAGGATTTCGAGGAGATTTATAAAGCTCTCGATCAGACGGGCGGCGGCGGTTTGGTGGTCGACGAGGAAACGC is a window of Methylocapsa sp. D3K7 DNA encoding:
- a CDS encoding 3'(2'),5'-bisphosphate nucleotidase CysQ; this encodes MIALSNRDTLADAAVEAARGAGELALAFFRPGAATSAGISHKPGGSPVTEADFAVDRFLKQRLESLLPEAGWLSEETEDTPARLSKSLVFVVDPIDGTRGFVAGRKAWSIAVALVEDGRPLFGIVHAPALGETYVAVKGAGARLNDRIIEVSKLRAIDASSRVAAPVFLAKQLHALGLHFDLQPKISSLALRIAAVASGALDAGFASENAHDWDIAAADLILQEAGGRLTGLDGRAIVYNRQDTRHGLLTAAPAQIHAEVNAVARNINRLAKQ
- a CDS encoding DUF4170 domain-containing protein yields the protein MTDGKQLLHFVFGGELKDLNGTEFRDLSKLDVVGFFPDYASAVQAWKAKAQATVDNAHMRYFVTHMHRLIDPSKDQH
- a CDS encoding SDR family oxidoreductase — its product is MNIGADKLPLPGAALVTGAAKGIGLRIAERLAQAGYPVVLHCSNASRGEAEAAAARITALGHTARALPCDLLGPDGLCSLVEKAKAIFGPLVLLVNNAAIFEPDDATSFDLDLWEKHFSVNLKAPLILSRDFAKQCPTGSEGAIINIIDQRVLRPTPQFFTYSLSKSALFAATRTMAQAFAPQGIRVNAVGPGPVSPNLNQGEAGFAREVKGVPLARAIAGDDVADAVLYLANARNVTGQMIAVDAGQHLAWQTPDVVL
- a CDS encoding CCA tRNA nucleotidyltransferase → MRSTGEQGIAAPDALTALFCDEALLSVFSALQLEGEETRIVGGALRDALFGRPPHEIDLATTLFPEAVITRTKAAGLRAIPTGIQHGTVTVLAGQETFEVTTLREDIETDGRHAEVRFGRDFRIDALRRDFTMNALSLAPGGRLFDYTGGLADIVARKVRFIGEPEQRIKEDYLRILRFFRFSADFGEGLLDRAGRLAAIRQREGLGQLSRERIRAELLKLFCARKAVEVCSEICGDGLLHPLLASAPNPARLRRLIAIGEGAGPAENPLLRLAALCLALPEDALRLRDRLRLSNTEAERLEAAARALIGLHGRDEPPGFHDLQALLFRHGRQAAVDAVLLAEADARPGNGGGWVLARNFLFEATEPRLPFSGADVIALGITEGRAIGEALRGLQARWIEAGFPTDPASLTRLLDEVPRRAG
- a CDS encoding TSUP family transporter; the protein is MDYLVISAVALIVSGLTLFSGFGLGTVLMPAFALFFPVPVAIAATAVVHLANNLFKLVLLGRNADWRVALKFSLPAAIAAGAGAALLKVFANLPVLAAYDLGGRTHEITALGAVIGSLIVLFALLELSPKFSELKFPPRFLILGGLLSGFFGGLSGNQGALRAAFLIKAGMTKEAFIATSVVSAVIVDVTRLLVYGLAFARQSLERLPADVMGTVVAAALAAFLGAFFGARLISKITLRTVQLTVAVSMVIVGFCLAAGLI
- a CDS encoding glycosyltransferase N-terminal domain-containing protein yields the protein MRTPPLLAAYRLASAGLGLFGPIYLCWRGMLGRDDFSRRRERLGRASLDRPGGPLALLHAASAVSAAYLTPLVEKLGQLGFTVVITTGDGDSGPYLAPRLPLSLHQLAPLDVPQFVARFLDHWRPDIVLISGEERPPNLILESRRRGIPLALADASLPARPFLIWRRFSAVARSLLERIDMCLAQSDIDAGRFAQLGMRQVLVTGNLKYDFAPPPADPSALALLLARIGTRPLWVADGTFPGEEEIVMAAHCRLVRQFPELLTVIVPHHPARGFEIAQSAVKMKLTVGMRGGDRQSAPLPEIYIAHTRGEAGLFYRAAGVIFAGKSLCRGGGKNPVEAAALGCAVLHGPDVEDFEEIYKALDQTGGGGLVVDEETLAKQLALLFFDNAELRGMARAAAETAEALGGASNRIIIALKPYLAQAMIAATDAEG
- the lysM gene encoding peptidoglycan-binding protein LysM — its product is MNSMAFLERLVKVIKSGPGSRPPAAFWMLRREPFAGENEGLHEQRREKGDEVMGLLSFAKSVGAKIFGGSESAAAPPDQLKKEAEKHGLDVSKVDIKTDGDKVVLSGTAASTEEAEKIALAIGNSVGVSTVQNNIASADKAPESKFYTVKPGDSLWKIAESEYGHGHGGKYPLIFEANKPLLTDPDKIYPGQVLRIPPLPS